Proteins found in one Sphingomonas sp. SORGH_AS_0879 genomic segment:
- a CDS encoding MATE family efflux transporter, whose translation MSTPNGRRDLTAGPIGKTLLLFALPTLGSSVLQSLNGSINAIWIGQFLGERALAATTNANIIMFLLVAATFGFGMAATILIGQNMGRRDVEAVRRVLGSALGLFVVISTLTVVVGWLAAPAILRALATPAEVYPLALAYLRVIFVAMPPGFIGVLLTMALRGVGDSITPLKFMALGSVLDVVLNPVFILGLGPAPALGIEGSAVATLIANSGSLLAMVIYLYAKDLVIRLRGAEWRYLVPTPTLLKTIVVKGFPMGLQMLVVSTSALAMMGLVNRHGTATTAAYGAANQLWTYIQMPAMAVGAAVSAMAAQNIGAGQWDRVDRITNAGLRMNLLLTGVLVLAVTLLDRHVLWLFLGSEREAIGIATRINLIAGWSFILFGVSMVLAATVRANGAVVGPLVILAISMFPVRFGLANLLEPSLGADAIWWSFPAGSLASMVMTIGYYRYGDWRKGRMAVVDKQECEEQALAEGQPTNKAMPVG comes from the coding sequence GTGAGTACCCCCAACGGACGTCGCGACCTGACGGCGGGGCCGATCGGAAAGACGCTGCTGCTGTTCGCATTGCCCACTCTGGGGTCGAGCGTGCTGCAATCGCTGAACGGCTCGATCAACGCGATCTGGATCGGCCAGTTCCTGGGCGAGCGCGCGCTGGCGGCGACGACCAATGCGAATATCATCATGTTCCTGCTGGTCGCCGCGACCTTCGGCTTCGGCATGGCGGCGACGATCCTGATCGGCCAGAATATGGGGCGGCGGGATGTCGAGGCGGTGCGCCGGGTGCTGGGATCGGCGCTGGGGCTGTTCGTGGTCATCTCGACCCTGACGGTGGTGGTCGGCTGGCTGGCCGCGCCCGCCATTCTGCGGGCGCTGGCGACCCCGGCGGAGGTCTATCCGCTGGCGCTCGCCTATCTACGCGTGATCTTCGTCGCGATGCCGCCGGGGTTCATCGGCGTGCTGCTGACCATGGCGTTGCGCGGGGTGGGCGATTCGATCACGCCGTTGAAGTTCATGGCGCTGGGCTCGGTGCTCGACGTCGTGCTGAACCCCGTCTTCATCCTGGGGCTCGGCCCCGCACCGGCGCTGGGGATCGAGGGGTCGGCGGTGGCGACGCTGATCGCCAATAGCGGATCGCTGCTGGCGATGGTGATCTATCTCTACGCCAAGGATCTGGTCATCCGGTTGCGCGGCGCCGAGTGGCGCTATCTGGTCCCGACGCCGACGCTGCTCAAGACGATCGTGGTCAAGGGCTTTCCGATGGGGCTCCAGATGCTGGTCGTCTCCACCTCCGCGCTGGCGATGATGGGGCTGGTCAACCGGCACGGCACCGCGACCACCGCGGCTTACGGCGCGGCGAACCAGCTTTGGACCTATATCCAGATGCCCGCCATGGCGGTCGGCGCGGCGGTCAGCGCGATGGCGGCGCAGAATATCGGGGCGGGCCAGTGGGACCGGGTCGACCGGATCACGAACGCGGGGCTTCGGATGAACCTGCTGCTGACCGGCGTGCTGGTGCTGGCGGTGACGCTGCTCGACCGGCACGTCCTGTGGCTGTTCCTGGGCAGTGAGCGGGAGGCGATCGGGATCGCGACGCGGATCAACCTGATCGCCGGGTGGAGCTTCATTCTGTTCGGCGTGTCGATGGTGCTGGCGGCGACGGTGCGGGCCAATGGCGCGGTGGTGGGACCGCTCGTCATCCTGGCGATTTCGATGTTCCCGGTCCGCTTCGGCCTCGCCAACCTGCTGGAGCCCAGCCTGGGGGCGGACGCGATCTGGTGGAGCTTTCCGGCAGGCTCGCTCGCCTCGATGGTCATGACGATCGGCTATTATCGCTATGGCGATTGGCGCAAGGGGCGGATGGCCGTGGTCGACAAGCAGGAATGCGAGGAACAGGCGCTGGCGGAAGGGCAGCCGACCAACAAGGCGATGCCGGTCGGATAA
- a CDS encoding IS5 family transposase: MSDSLCGQEGMVMVEQRLLVEALMDPRLGSNAKLSGIERLIDWSRLEPLVSPLRQGRTGRPPYAPLAMVKALYLQALYDLSDPGLEEALLDRLSFRRFCGFALDGGTPDETTLCRFRAAAAGDVLERCFAEINRQLDAQGLVLRRGTILDASVVKATRKPPRGDGIAPGDPHPQEPGADWTRKDGKPVFGYRFHIGMDEGSGLIRKLAFTSARVQDVERADALVCGDEGAVYADRAYEGQARRKALKAAGIKDRIMHRRHRYMPKLPRWQARRNHLIARRRAPVEAVFSAMKRLYGKARTRCLSIERNAADFLAFATIYNLRRAAILAAG, from the coding sequence TTGAGTGATTCACTGTGCGGGCAGGAGGGCATGGTGATGGTCGAGCAGCGATTGCTGGTGGAAGCGTTGATGGATCCGCGCTTGGGATCGAATGCGAAGCTGTCGGGGATCGAGCGGCTGATCGACTGGAGCCGGCTGGAGCCGCTGGTGTCGCCGCTGCGGCAGGGTCGGACGGGTCGACCGCCCTATGCGCCGCTGGCGATGGTCAAGGCGCTGTATCTACAGGCGTTGTATGATCTGTCGGACCCCGGGCTGGAGGAGGCGCTGCTCGACCGGCTGTCGTTCCGGCGGTTCTGCGGCTTTGCGCTGGATGGCGGCACGCCGGACGAGACGACGCTGTGCCGGTTTCGCGCGGCGGCGGCGGGGGACGTGCTGGAGCGCTGCTTTGCCGAGATCAACCGGCAGCTGGATGCGCAGGGGCTGGTGCTGCGGCGGGGGACGATCCTTGATGCCTCGGTGGTCAAGGCGACCCGCAAGCCCCCGCGCGGGGACGGGATCGCGCCGGGTGATCCGCACCCCCAGGAGCCGGGTGCCGACTGGACGCGCAAGGACGGCAAGCCGGTGTTCGGCTACCGCTTCCATATCGGCATGGACGAGGGCTCGGGCCTGATCCGCAAGCTGGCCTTCACCTCGGCCAGGGTCCAGGATGTCGAACGGGCCGACGCGCTGGTCTGCGGCGACGAAGGCGCGGTCTATGCCGACCGGGCCTATGAGGGCCAGGCGCGTCGCAAGGCCCTGAAGGCGGCCGGGATCAAGGATCGCATCATGCATCGTCGGCACCGCTACATGCCAAAGCTGCCGCGCTGGCAGGCCCGGCGCAACCACCTCATCGCCAGACGGCGCGCCCCTGTCGAGGCGGTCTTCAGCGCCATGAAGCGCCTCTACGGCAAGGCGCGCACCAGATGCCTGTCGATCGAGCGGAACGCCGCAGACTTCCTCGCCTTTGCCACCATCTACAATCTCAGACGCGCCGCCATCCTTGCCGCTGGCTGA
- a CDS encoding diacylglycerol kinase family protein → MVVNAKSRRGQALFRQACAAMSGLPYPVDARAIEDPEDLEPTVRELLAAKPDLLILGGGDGTISGLVDLMVGHEVMLGVLPLGTANSFARSLNIPLDIEGAVEVIRTGRPRRIDLGMIDNDYYANCAAMGISPKIAETVPHGLKRVAGRLGYLGWAAYQFLRFRPFTLIVEQDGKRERLRVVEVRISNGPYHGGTELVESAAVDSGEIVVQAVCGHVKRRLLVNWAASVLRSDYRKEKVREFRGREIRLNSIPPLPISIDGEVLARTPVTARIAPGIIEVMAPAE, encoded by the coding sequence ATGGTGGTGAATGCCAAATCGCGGCGCGGACAGGCGCTGTTCCGACAAGCCTGCGCCGCCATGTCCGGCCTCCCCTACCCCGTCGACGCCCGGGCAATCGAGGACCCGGAGGATCTGGAGCCGACGGTTCGCGAGTTGCTGGCCGCCAAGCCAGACCTGCTGATCCTGGGCGGTGGCGACGGGACGATCAGCGGGCTGGTCGACCTGATGGTCGGGCATGAGGTCATGCTGGGCGTCCTGCCGCTCGGCACCGCGAACAGCTTCGCGCGGTCACTTAACATCCCGCTCGACATCGAGGGGGCAGTGGAGGTGATCCGCACCGGTCGTCCGCGCCGCATCGACCTGGGCATGATCGACAATGACTATTACGCCAATTGCGCCGCCATGGGGATCAGCCCCAAGATCGCCGAGACCGTGCCGCACGGCCTGAAGCGCGTGGCGGGGCGGCTCGGTTATCTGGGCTGGGCGGCCTATCAGTTCCTGCGCTTCCGCCCCTTCACGCTGATCGTCGAGCAGGACGGCAAGCGCGAGCGGCTGCGGGTGGTCGAGGTGCGGATTTCCAACGGGCCCTATCATGGCGGCACCGAACTGGTGGAATCGGCGGCGGTCGATTCGGGCGAGATCGTGGTCCAGGCGGTGTGCGGCCATGTGAAGCGCCGCCTGCTCGTCAACTGGGCGGCCAGTGTCCTGCGCAGCGACTATCGCAAGGAAAAGGTGCGCGAGTTCCGGGGACGCGAAATCCGGCTCAACAGCATCCCGCCGCTGCCCATCTCGATCGACGGCGAGGTCCTGGCCCGCACCCCCGTCACCGCGAGGATCGCGCCCGGCATCATCGAGGTGATGGCCCCGGCGGAATGA
- the hemB gene encoding porphobilinogen synthase, which produces MTASFPALRLRRTRASDWSRRLHAENVLTPADLIWPLFVTEGQGVEEPIASLPGVSRWSLDGIVARAREAAELGIPCLALFPNTPSHLRTDDGREAQNPDNLMCRAIRAIKDAVPEIGVLTDVALDPYTTHGHDGLVDAAGYVVNDSTAAALVQQALTQARAGSDVIAPSDMMDGRIGLIRAALEAEGFVNVQIMAYAAKYASAFYGPFRDAVNTRGLLKGDKRTYQMDSANAEEALREVALDLAEGADSVMVKPGLPYLDIIRRVKDEFRVPTFAYQVSGEYAMIETAVAAGAADRDAMVLETLMAFKRAGCAGVLTYHAAHAARLLNA; this is translated from the coding sequence ATGACCGCATCCTTTCCCGCGCTTCGCCTTCGTCGTACCCGCGCCTCCGACTGGAGCCGTCGGCTGCATGCCGAGAATGTGCTGACCCCCGCCGATCTGATCTGGCCGCTGTTCGTGACCGAGGGGCAGGGGGTGGAGGAACCCATCGCCAGCCTGCCCGGCGTATCGCGCTGGTCGCTCGACGGGATCGTGGCGCGCGCGCGGGAGGCGGCCGAACTGGGCATTCCGTGCCTGGCGCTGTTCCCCAACACGCCCTCACACCTCCGCACCGATGACGGGCGCGAGGCGCAGAATCCCGACAATCTGATGTGCCGGGCGATCCGGGCGATCAAGGATGCGGTGCCAGAGATCGGAGTGCTGACCGATGTCGCGCTCGATCCCTATACCACGCATGGCCATGACGGGCTGGTCGATGCGGCGGGTTATGTCGTCAACGACAGCACCGCCGCCGCACTGGTCCAGCAGGCGCTGACCCAAGCGCGTGCCGGGTCGGACGTGATCGCGCCGTCCGACATGATGGACGGCCGCATCGGCCTGATCCGTGCCGCGCTGGAGGCGGAGGGTTTCGTCAATGTCCAGATCATGGCCTATGCCGCGAAATACGCCAGCGCCTTTTACGGGCCGTTCCGCGACGCGGTGAACACGCGCGGGCTGCTGAAGGGCGACAAGCGCACCTATCAGATGGACTCCGCCAATGCCGAGGAGGCGCTGCGCGAGGTCGCGCTCGATCTGGCCGAGGGCGCGGACAGCGTCATGGTGAAGCCGGGTCTGCCCTATCTCGACATCATCCGCCGGGTGAAGGACGAGTTCCGCGTGCCGACCTTCGCGTACCAGGTGTCGGGCGAATATGCGATGATCGAGACGGCGGTGGCCGCCGGGGCCGCCGACCGTGACGCCATGGTGCTGGAGACGCTGATGGCGTTCAAGCGGGCGGGATGCGCGGGGGTGCTGACCTATCACGCCGCCCATGCCGCGCGTCTGTTGAACGCCTGA